One part of the Cetobacterium somerae ATCC BAA-474 genome encodes these proteins:
- the thiS gene encoding sulfur carrier protein ThiS — MNFKFNGESISLDSTSTIKEFIHSLNLNTDGLIILFNDNIIKKENFDIAIEEGCSIEVLNFVCGG; from the coding sequence TTGAATTTTAAATTTAATGGCGAATCTATATCTTTAGATTCTACTAGTACAATTAAAGAGTTCATTCACTCGCTTAATTTAAATACTGATGGTCTTATTATTTTATTTAATGATAATATCATAAAAAAAGAAAATTTTGATATTGCTATTGAAGAGGGATGTTCAATTGAAGTCTTAAATTTTGTGTGTGGAGGATAG
- a CDS encoding thiazole synthase — protein sequence MDKLFIGGIEFNNRLITGSGKFSNYSLINEMLNKCGSEMITVALRRVDLSGKSENILEYVPKNIKLLPNTSGARNAEEAIKIARIARASGCGDFIKIEIISDMKYLMPDNEETIKATKVLAKEGFIVMPYINPDLIVAKKLELAGAAAIMPLGAPIGSNKGLLTKPMIEILVENCTLPIIVDAGIGKPSHACEAMEIGCSAVLVDTAIATSGDPVKMSIAFNKAVQAGREAYLAKCGKINNTAIASSPLTGFLRD from the coding sequence ATGGATAAATTATTTATAGGTGGAATAGAATTTAATAATCGTCTTATTACAGGTAGTGGAAAGTTTTCAAATTATTCATTAATTAATGAGATGCTAAATAAATGTGGTAGTGAAATGATTACCGTTGCATTAAGAAGAGTTGATCTTAGCGGAAAAAGTGAAAATATTTTAGAATATGTCCCTAAAAACATTAAACTTCTTCCTAATACAAGTGGAGCAAGAAATGCTGAAGAAGCTATTAAAATTGCAAGAATTGCTAGAGCCTCTGGGTGTGGAGATTTTATAAAAATTGAAATAATAAGCGATATGAAGTATCTAATGCCTGATAACGAAGAAACTATAAAAGCTACTAAAGTACTTGCAAAAGAAGGATTTATTGTTATGCCATATATCAATCCAGATTTAATTGTCGCTAAAAAATTAGAGCTTGCTGGAGCAGCAGCTATTATGCCACTTGGTGCTCCCATTGGATCAAATAAAGGACTCCTAACAAAGCCGATGATTGAAATTCTTGTTGAAAATTGTACTCTTCCTATTATTGTTGATGCTGGAATTGGAAAACCTTCTCACGCATGTGAAGCTATGGAAATAGGATGTAGTGCTGTTTTAGTTGATACCGCTATTGCAACTAGTGGTGATCCAGTGAAAATGTCCATTGCTTTTAATAAAGCTGTTCAAGCTGGCCGTGAAGCTTACTTAGCTAAATGTGGTAAAATCAATAATACTGCTATTGCCTCTTCTCCTCTTACTGGATTTTTAAGGGATTAG
- the thiH gene encoding 2-iminoacetate synthase ThiH has protein sequence MKKILQHYKSFDYNNFFEKLSTSDIENIIENSGEKILEDLEFLALLSPKASNLLEKMALKANSLTKQYFGKEIHIYAPLYISNICDNECSYCGFKHSNPIKRRHLTLEEIEKEAIFISETLGIHSIILLTGESSINSIEYLKNSIKILKKYFSTVIIEVQPLSQEEYEILYKVGLDGVTVYQECYHKETYSKYHLKGNKTDYTYRLETPKRAALANLRSINIGTLFGLGNPIEEAFLSGMHLKYLTNTFLGSQFSISLPRIKEAYRNIKPENIVNDKEFVQFILAYRLAFPMIGINISTREAENFRDNLLPLGVTKYSAGSVTEVGGYSLSNNSEPQFETDDHRSVQEIVSMLKTKGYQPIFKDWEGNL, from the coding sequence ATGAAAAAAATTTTACAGCATTATAAATCTTTTGATTATAATAATTTTTTTGAAAAACTAAGTACATCTGATATAGAAAATATTATTGAAAATAGTGGTGAAAAAATTCTTGAAGACTTAGAATTTTTAGCTTTACTTTCTCCAAAAGCTTCAAATTTATTGGAAAAAATGGCCTTAAAAGCTAATTCTCTAACTAAGCAATATTTTGGTAAAGAAATTCACATATATGCTCCTTTATATATTTCAAATATATGTGATAATGAATGTAGTTACTGTGGTTTTAAACATTCAAATCCAATTAAAAGACGTCATTTAACTCTTGAAGAAATTGAGAAAGAAGCTATTTTTATCTCTGAAACTCTTGGTATTCACAGTATTATTTTATTGACCGGAGAAAGCTCTATAAATTCTATAGAATATTTAAAAAATTCAATTAAAATTTTAAAAAAATATTTTTCTACTGTTATAATTGAAGTTCAACCCCTTTCACAAGAGGAGTATGAAATTCTATATAAAGTTGGACTTGATGGTGTTACCGTTTATCAAGAGTGCTATCATAAAGAAACATACTCTAAATATCATCTAAAAGGAAATAAAACAGATTATACATACAGACTAGAAACTCCTAAAAGAGCAGCCTTAGCTAATTTAAGATCTATTAATATCGGTACTTTATTTGGACTTGGAAATCCTATTGAAGAAGCATTTTTATCAGGTATGCATCTAAAATATTTAACAAATACTTTCTTAGGGTCACAATTTTCTATATCTCTTCCTAGAATTAAAGAAGCTTATAGAAATATCAAGCCTGAAAATATTGTAAATGATAAGGAATTTGTGCAATTTATACTAGCTTATCGTTTGGCTTTTCCTATGATTGGAATAAATATCTCAACTAGAGAAGCAGAGAATTTTAGGGATAATCTACTCCCTTTAGGAGTCACTAAATATTCTGCAGGTTCTGTCACAGAAGTTGGAGGATACTCTCTTTCAAATAATTCAGAACCTCAATTTGAAACAGACGATCATAGAAGTGTACAAGAGATTGTTTCTATGCTAAAAACTAAAGGATATCAACCAATTTTTAAAGATTGGGAAGGTAATTTATGA
- the thiE gene encoding thiamine phosphate synthase, whose translation MKKFDLPIGVYAITDSKSGKNKEFLEYCEDLLKGEAKIIQYREKKRDLKLLLEEAKALRELTLKYNATFIVNDYLDIALLSEADGIHIGQDDLPIKDVRKILGENKIIGISTHNPQEAQQAIIDGADYIGVGPIFYTETKEDVCAPVTLEYLDFVNKNIKLPYVAIGGIKENNIDKVLAMGAKSICLVSELVGADNTLETTKRINNIIKHWHKN comes from the coding sequence ATGAAAAAATTTGATTTACCCATTGGAGTTTATGCAATAACAGATTCTAAATCTGGAAAAAATAAAGAATTTTTAGAATATTGTGAAGACCTTTTAAAAGGTGAAGCTAAAATTATACAATACAGAGAAAAAAAGAGAGATTTAAAACTTCTTTTAGAAGAGGCTAAAGCTTTAAGAGAATTGACACTAAAATATAATGCAACTTTTATAGTTAATGACTATCTTGATATTGCTCTTTTATCGGAAGCTGATGGAATTCATATTGGACAAGATGATCTTCCTATAAAAGACGTTAGAAAAATTTTAGGTGAAAATAAAATTATTGGAATTTCTACTCACAATCCTCAAGAAGCACAACAAGCCATTATAGATGGGGCTGATTATATTGGAGTAGGACCAATTTTTTATACAGAAACTAAAGAGGATGTATGTGCTCCAGTTACTTTAGAATATTTGGATTTTGTTAACAAAAATATTAAATTACCTTATGTTGCAATTGGAGGAATCAAAGAAAATAATATAGATAAAGTTCTCGCAATGGGAGCAAAGTCTATCTGTCTTGTTTCAGAATTAGTTGGTGCAGACAATACTCTTGAAACTACTAAAAGAATTAATAATATAATTAAACATTGGCATAAAAATTAA
- the thiF gene encoding sulfur carrier protein ThiS adenylyltransferase ThiF: MIKIGVAGCGGIGSNVAMNLVRAGIKNFILVDFDKIEETNLNRQFYFKNQIGLYKAPTLMKNLKSINENLNIDFFVEKIDKNNILDFFSDCDIIIEAFDKKEFKTLLIENYSTKYIISANGIGGRDLKNIKNLTFNKLTVIGDFYSDIKIYQTYSTKVMFIACLMANKVLDIIGGFSDEKI; this comes from the coding sequence ATGATTAAAATAGGCGTTGCTGGTTGCGGTGGTATAGGTTCAAATGTAGCTATGAACCTCGTTAGAGCAGGTATTAAAAATTTTATTTTAGTCGATTTCGATAAAATTGAAGAAACTAATTTAAATAGACAATTTTATTTTAAAAATCAAATAGGATTATACAAAGCTCCTACATTGATGAAAAATCTAAAATCTATTAATGAAAATTTAAATATTGATTTTTTCGTAGAAAAAATTGATAAAAATAATATCTTAGATTTTTTTTCAGACTGTGATATCATTATTGAAGCTTTTGATAAAAAAGAGTTTAAAACTCTTTTAATTGAAAACTACTCGACTAAATATATTATATCTGCAAATGGTATCGGTGGAAGAGATTTAAAAAATATAAAAAATTTAACATTTAATAAACTAACTGTGATTGGCGATTTTTATAGTGATATAAAAATTTATCAAACATATTCAACTAAAGTTATGTTTATTGCGTGTCTTATGGCAAATAAAGTTTTAGATATAATAGGAGGATTTTCCGATGAAAAAATTTGA
- a CDS encoding LytTR family transcriptional regulator DNA-binding domain-containing protein gives MILGIDVDNNLKIILNEVIPYKCIDLRKNSDEIQNVDVIIIDSKTENIDEKLIEYKKQNLKVIALVGENETREMRKLFLSNLVDDCLIRKDIFELEECIQQLEKKESNITSFYLFDSFKRGIYSFSEINYITYSSISRRTEFHLTNSEIFDIKKNFSEVEEKIIHTNIFYKLDRGTIINIQLVEVLDYKEEVIVFKNKEFIYTSKLKLKELEDKCNLTNNKIVLGL, from the coding sequence ATGATATTAGGGATAGATGTAGATAATAATTTGAAAATAATTTTAAATGAAGTTATTCCTTATAAATGTATTGATTTAAGAAAAAATAGTGATGAAATTCAAAATGTTGATGTTATTATAATTGATTCAAAAACAGAAAATATAGATGAAAAATTAATTGAATATAAAAAACAAAATTTAAAAGTAATTGCATTAGTTGGTGAAAATGAAACTAGAGAGATGCGAAAGTTATTTTTAAGTAATTTGGTGGATGATTGTTTAATTAGAAAAGACATTTTTGAGCTAGAAGAGTGTATCCAGCAGTTAGAAAAAAAAGAGAGTAACATAACCTCCTTTTATCTTTTTGATAGTTTTAAAAGAGGAATATATAGTTTTTCAGAAATAAATTACATCACATACTCAAGTATTTCAAGGAGGACAGAATTTCATTTAACAAATTCAGAAATTTTTGATATAAAGAAAAATTTCTCTGAAGTAGAGGAAAAAATTATTCATACAAATATTTTTTATAAACTAGATAGAGGAACTATAATTAATATTCAACTGGTAGAAGTTTTAGATTATAAAGAAGAAGTTATAGTTTTTAAAAATAAAGAGTTTATTTACACCAGTAAATTGAAACTAAAAGAACTTGAAGATAAATGTAATTTAACAAACAACAAAATTGTATTAGGTCTATAA
- a CDS encoding YczE/YyaS/YitT family protein, with product MKQEILKYLKLMLGLLLCALGVVTILNSNLGLSPWDVLNQGLNRTIGITLGEANLLVGAFVVLFSIFLKQPIGSGTVINFLLVGVFIDMYIYLDIIPKGDILLKKILILIIGILIFSYGCYVYISTGLGCGPRDGLMVILTKKSSHPLWKIKTCIEIVVLGLGYILGGTIGVGTVVSSLCVGPLIQYFFKLNNQDIKKLEHRSLISEFKFLKGKVLK from the coding sequence ATGAAGCAAGAAATATTGAAGTATTTAAAATTAATGTTAGGATTATTGTTGTGTGCATTGGGAGTTGTAACTATTTTAAACTCAAATTTAGGATTATCACCGTGGGATGTTTTAAATCAAGGGTTGAATAGAACTATTGGAATAACACTAGGAGAGGCGAATCTTTTAGTAGGAGCTTTCGTTGTTTTATTTAGTATTTTTTTAAAGCAACCGATTGGAAGCGGAACTGTAATAAATTTTTTATTAGTAGGAGTATTTATAGATATGTATATCTATTTAGATATAATACCTAAAGGGGACATATTATTAAAAAAAATATTAATTTTAATAATAGGAATACTTATATTTAGCTATGGTTGTTATGTTTATATATCTACAGGTCTTGGATGCGGTCCAAGAGACGGACTAATGGTAATTTTAACTAAAAAATCAAGTCATCCCTTATGGAAAATAAAAACTTGTATAGAAATTGTTGTTTTAGGTCTTGGATATATTTTAGGAGGAACAATAGGAGTAGGAACAGTAGTTTCCTCATTATGCGTAGGGCCTTTGATTCAGTATTTTTTTAAGCTTAATAATCAAGACATAAAAAAATTAGAGCATAGAAGTTTAATATCAGAGTTTAAATTTTTAAAAGGAAAAGTATTAAAATAA